The following coding sequences lie in one Sinorhizobium fredii USDA 257 genomic window:
- a CDS encoding 3-carboxy-cis,cis-muconate cycloisomerase, translating into MTYSAFDHPYLSGLLGDEAVAAEFSAAADIRAMLAFEAALARAEAQHGVIPHAAADRIAEACRAFSPDVAALRRGMATDGVAVPELVRQLRRAVGEAAAEHVHFGATSQDVVDTSLVLRLKAIGELFSGRLGEIVAVLEEGAQQWGERPLMGRTRMQAAIPITVADRMRSWIEPLLDHQDRLDAMDIDLFAVQFGGAAGTLDKLKDKADAVRATLAEELALIDCPQWHSQRAAIADFAHLLSLITGSLGKFGQDIALMAQAGDEIVLAGGGSSSAMAHKQNPVAAEVLVTLARFNATQISGIHQAVVHEQERSGSAWTLEWLLLPQIVGATAAALRLATELAGNIRRLGAA; encoded by the coding sequence ATGACCTATTCGGCCTTTGATCATCCCTATCTTTCCGGTCTTCTTGGCGACGAAGCGGTCGCGGCGGAGTTTTCCGCGGCCGCGGATATCCGCGCCATGCTGGCTTTCGAGGCGGCGCTGGCGCGGGCCGAAGCGCAACATGGCGTGATCCCGCACGCGGCCGCCGACCGGATCGCCGAGGCTTGCCGCGCCTTTTCCCCGGATGTCGCGGCCTTGCGGCGCGGAATGGCGACTGACGGTGTCGCGGTGCCGGAACTCGTCCGGCAGTTGCGGCGCGCCGTCGGCGAAGCGGCGGCGGAGCACGTGCATTTCGGCGCCACCAGCCAGGATGTCGTCGATACCAGCCTGGTGCTGCGCCTGAAGGCGATCGGCGAGCTTTTTTCCGGCCGCCTCGGCGAAATCGTCGCGGTGTTGGAGGAAGGTGCCCAGCAATGGGGCGAACGTCCGCTGATGGGCCGCACGCGCATGCAGGCGGCCATTCCGATCACCGTGGCGGACCGAATGCGCAGCTGGATCGAGCCGCTGCTCGACCATCAGGACCGGCTCGACGCGATGGATATCGACCTGTTCGCCGTGCAATTCGGCGGTGCGGCCGGCACGCTCGACAAGCTCAAGGACAAGGCGGACGCGGTCCGTGCGACGCTGGCGGAGGAGCTGGCGCTGATCGACTGTCCGCAATGGCACAGCCAGCGCGCCGCGATCGCCGATTTCGCCCACCTGCTTTCGCTGATCACCGGCAGTCTCGGCAAGTTCGGCCAGGACATCGCCCTGATGGCGCAGGCGGGCGACGAGATCGTGCTGGCCGGCGGCGGTTCGTCCTCCGCCATGGCCCACAAGCAGAACCCGGTCGCCGCCGAGGTGCTGGTGACGCTGGCGCGCTTCAATGCCACGCAAATTTCCGGCATCCACCAGGCCGTGGTGCACGAGCAGGAGCGTTCCGGTTCCGCCTGGACGCTCGAATGGCTACTCCTGCCGCAGATCGTCGGCGCAACCGCGGCGGCACTGAGGCTTGCCACGGAACTCGCCGGCAATATCCGGCGTCTGGGCGCCGCTTGA
- a CDS encoding CHASE2 domain-containing protein, with product MHAPRPALTRKRLSAIVDRIRHGPRRAKLVALTVFVAALVSLASLTGSWSLADLRAYDYLSIIGRPPLPEKGPIIVAIDEPSMAEIGSQWPWPRALHARLIRSLRKAGARAIALDVIFAEPAVDPENDRALAEALGPDVVLAGDQTLIQTPQAEQFVRTEPLALFTEKGAKVGIASVNLSGDGTLRQIPAYPDGFAVTLATIAGADPQTPQRRTLIQTFGAARTYPTVSYYQALDPENFLPEGTFRDRVVIVGLSLQNAPSIADGGADAFATSDTVFSRGLVAGAEIQATIYDNLIHGLAIERAGAPIAVSAVLLAALAAALAVFKSTSWRTLGYGAGALALIFLVSYGLMRFGHLFISPLGPGLAFLSVAVGQAGIDYAEERRRRREITRAFSQYLSPALVERLAQDPSQLKLGGERRTLTILFCDVRGFTTISENMKDDPEGLTTLINRLLTPLSEAVLNRSGTIDKYIGDCLMAFWNAPLDDPDHAVHAVQAARDMLAALEQLNVELEAEAKAAGRQPKVLRIGIGINTGECVVGNMGSARRFDYSALGDAVNLASRLEGASKDYGIPLLLGERTAGLATAKFPIVEIDRITVKGRSTVSPVFTLTEGASEAALAQHRGYLDAKYRDATGIDEALLHALKSALPSLEHYYEREGERLTARKRHSATNDPI from the coding sequence ATGCACGCACCTCGCCCAGCGCTCACCCGTAAGCGGCTTTCCGCGATCGTCGATCGAATTCGTCACGGGCCACGCCGAGCAAAGCTTGTCGCCCTGACGGTCTTCGTCGCCGCCCTCGTCTCGCTCGCCTCGCTGACCGGCAGCTGGTCGCTCGCCGACCTGCGCGCCTACGACTACCTCTCGATCATCGGCCGCCCGCCGCTCCCCGAAAAGGGCCCCATCATCGTCGCGATCGACGAGCCGTCGATGGCGGAGATCGGCAGCCAGTGGCCCTGGCCGCGCGCCCTGCACGCCCGGCTGATCAGATCGTTGAGAAAGGCCGGCGCACGGGCGATTGCGCTCGACGTCATCTTTGCCGAGCCGGCTGTGGACCCGGAAAACGATAGGGCACTGGCCGAGGCACTTGGGCCGGACGTGGTGCTTGCCGGCGACCAGACGCTCATCCAGACGCCGCAAGCCGAACAGTTCGTTCGCACCGAACCGCTCGCGCTCTTCACCGAGAAAGGCGCAAAAGTGGGCATCGCCTCGGTCAATCTCAGCGGCGACGGCACGCTCAGGCAAATCCCCGCCTATCCGGACGGCTTCGCCGTGACGCTCGCGACCATTGCAGGGGCAGATCCCCAGACGCCGCAGAGGCGGACCTTGATCCAGACCTTCGGCGCGGCCCGCACCTATCCGACCGTTTCCTACTATCAAGCGCTCGATCCCGAGAACTTTCTGCCGGAGGGCACGTTCCGCGATCGCGTCGTGATCGTCGGCTTGAGCCTGCAGAATGCTCCGTCGATTGCCGATGGCGGCGCCGACGCCTTCGCAACCTCCGACACGGTCTTTTCGCGCGGCCTCGTCGCCGGAGCAGAGATCCAGGCGACCATCTACGACAATCTCATCCACGGCCTCGCGATAGAGCGAGCGGGGGCGCCGATTGCCGTATCGGCGGTGCTCCTCGCCGCGCTGGCAGCCGCGCTCGCCGTCTTCAAATCGACCAGCTGGAGGACGCTCGGCTACGGCGCCGGCGCGCTTGCGCTGATCTTCCTCGTCAGCTACGGCCTGATGCGCTTCGGTCATCTGTTCATTTCGCCACTCGGCCCCGGCCTTGCCTTTCTAAGCGTTGCGGTCGGCCAGGCGGGCATCGACTATGCCGAGGAGCGCCGGCGCCGCCGCGAGATCACCCGTGCTTTCTCGCAATATCTCTCGCCGGCGCTCGTCGAACGGCTGGCGCAGGATCCGTCGCAACTGAAGCTTGGCGGCGAAAGACGCACGCTGACGATCCTCTTCTGCGACGTTCGCGGCTTTACGACAATTTCGGAAAATATGAAGGACGACCCGGAGGGGCTGACGACCCTCATCAACCGGCTCTTGACGCCGCTGTCGGAGGCGGTGCTCAACCGAAGCGGCACGATCGACAAATATATCGGCGACTGCCTGATGGCCTTCTGGAACGCACCGCTCGACGATCCGGATCATGCCGTCCACGCCGTGCAGGCGGCGCGCGACATGCTCGCCGCGCTCGAGCAGCTGAACGTAGAACTCGAAGCCGAAGCCAAGGCGGCCGGGCGACAGCCGAAGGTGCTTCGCATCGGCATCGGCATCAATACGGGCGAATGCGTCGTCGGCAACATGGGCTCCGCCCGCCGCTTCGACTATTCGGCGCTGGGGGACGCGGTCAATCTCGCCTCCCGCCTCGAGGGCGCGTCGAAGGACTACGGCATCCCCCTGCTCCTTGGCGAACGCACGGCCGGGCTCGCCACAGCCAAGTTCCCGATCGTCGAGATCGACCGCATCACCGTCAAGGGGCGGAGCACGGTCTCGCCGGTCTTCACGCTGACCGAGGGTGCCTCCGAAGCCGCGCTAGCCCAGCACCGCGGCTATCTAGACGCGAAATACCGCGACGCCACCGGGATCGACGAGGCCCTGCTCCATGCGCTCAAGTCGGCCCTGCCCTCGCTCGAGCACTATTACGAACGTGAGGGCGAGCGGTTGACGGCGAGGAAACGACATAGCGCGACAAACGATCCTATTTAG
- a CDS encoding tripartite tricarboxylate transporter TctB family protein, whose amino-acid sequence MSENSANGVSRFAVELGVAALTGAFGVAVCYGSLDIGAGWTEMGPDAGYFPFYIGLLIVLGSLVNIAQAFLKHRRTGEVFIDAGRAKVVASFLLPLVAFGAVAAWLGLYVGTALYIAATMLFQGRYKWWIALPAGLGVSLVFFVVFEIGFQVPLLKGPVEAWFGIY is encoded by the coding sequence ATGAGTGAGAACAGTGCGAATGGGGTCTCCCGCTTCGCGGTCGAGCTTGGTGTCGCGGCCCTGACCGGCGCCTTCGGCGTCGCCGTCTGCTACGGCTCGCTCGATATCGGCGCCGGCTGGACCGAGATGGGGCCGGATGCGGGCTATTTCCCCTTCTATATCGGCCTCCTCATCGTCTTGGGCAGCCTTGTCAATATCGCCCAGGCATTCCTCAAGCACCGGCGCACCGGAGAGGTCTTCATCGATGCCGGGCGCGCCAAGGTGGTCGCCTCTTTCCTGCTGCCGCTCGTTGCCTTCGGCGCGGTCGCCGCCTGGCTCGGCCTCTATGTCGGGACGGCGCTCTACATCGCCGCGACGATGCTTTTCCAGGGCCGCTACAAATGGTGGATCGCCCTGCCGGCCGGGCTTGGCGTCTCGCTCGTCTTCTTCGTCGTTTTCGAGATCGGCTTCCAGGTCCCGCTGCTGAAGGGACCGGTCGAGGCCTGGTTCGGGATCTACTGA
- a CDS encoding 4-hydroxythreonine-4-phosphate dehydrogenase PdxA, with product MTSNGAAEAKGRRPVIALAMGDPAGISPELTARLLALGDVREAAHIIAIGDRRVLDEGAKVAGVELDLEAASLDALDEVGTSRHVFVDLKHLDPADVVRGEATLAGGAFATRNFRVALELAHAGRADAVCFTPFNKKAMRFAYPGYDDEIRFVADVLSFTGKVREFNVLEKVWNARVTSHIPLSEVARSLSVEGIVAELELTRACLRNAGHDDARIAVAGLNPHAGDGGSFGMEEIDIIEPAVAKAKALGFNVDGPFPADTVFVRALKEGFQAVLTMYHDQGQIAMKLMGFDKGVTMMGGLPFPLCTPAHGTAYDIAGKGVADVGASREAILLAARMARKNSGLSAAA from the coding sequence ATGACGAGCAATGGTGCGGCTGAAGCGAAGGGACGGCGTCCCGTTATCGCCCTTGCCATGGGCGATCCGGCAGGGATCAGTCCGGAACTGACGGCGCGGCTGCTTGCGCTCGGCGATGTTCGCGAGGCGGCGCACATCATCGCCATCGGCGACCGGCGCGTTCTCGACGAGGGTGCGAAGGTCGCCGGCGTCGAGCTCGATCTCGAGGCGGCATCGCTCGATGCGCTCGACGAGGTGGGGACGTCTCGCCATGTCTTCGTCGATCTCAAGCATCTTGATCCGGCCGACGTGGTGCGCGGCGAGGCGACGCTTGCCGGTGGTGCGTTTGCGACCCGGAATTTCCGCGTGGCGCTGGAACTGGCGCATGCCGGCCGGGCCGATGCCGTCTGCTTTACGCCGTTCAACAAAAAGGCGATGCGCTTTGCCTATCCGGGCTATGACGACGAGATACGCTTCGTCGCCGACGTGCTTTCCTTCACCGGGAAGGTCCGCGAGTTCAACGTTCTCGAAAAAGTATGGAACGCCCGCGTCACCTCGCACATTCCGCTGTCGGAAGTGGCGCGGAGCCTTTCAGTGGAAGGCATTGTTGCCGAACTCGAGCTCACCCGGGCCTGCCTCAGGAACGCTGGCCATGATGACGCGAGGATCGCTGTCGCCGGGCTCAATCCGCACGCCGGCGACGGCGGCAGCTTCGGCATGGAAGAGATCGACATCATCGAGCCCGCCGTCGCAAAGGCGAAGGCGCTCGGCTTCAACGTCGATGGGCCGTTTCCAGCCGACACGGTGTTCGTCCGGGCGCTGAAGGAAGGCTTCCAGGCGGTGCTGACCATGTACCACGACCAGGGCCAGATCGCGATGAAGCTGATGGGCTTCGACAAGGGCGTGACGATGATGGGCGGCCTGCCTTTTCCGCTCTGCACGCCAGCGCACGGCACGGCCTATGACATTGCCGGCAAGGGCGTTGCCGATGTCGGCGCCAGCCGCGAAGCGATCCTGCTTGCGGCCCGCATGGCGAGGAAAAACAGCGGCCTCTCGGCGGCCGCCTGA
- a CDS encoding FecR domain-containing protein, translating to MRRRVTGALLGVMACFAPFSAFGEPVPRPDPVAGSVIARKSGEEVRFVDVSNWRSVDIAQDLLPGDLLRTNATGSLAVLFRDRTQIRLGRNTALRVKQIGTGETNLELESGTIWARAERGGQGLVIDTPAAAAAIRGTDWTLTVGADGKTSLTVLEGVIELSNAHGSVTVMQGEGAVAAIGSAPTKIVIVTPKDREQMLFHLALRDAFVLMPATTLRAPDMRRQRERIEAQPEVSRSAEDWLTLAEIYLSLNGRQKAQAALDAARRRGLDRSQSARAGLVDALTAGSQGRYADAAKLFDQSARGLDAKRRSIAAYGGYFARALANPDRVENPPRQAVGAYGAFAKAFTEGFRTDVRAAVETLRKAELQYPDDPTLPAVRAQFAMLIDDRDEVRDGIEKALKIDADDPYALEARAKYRFNIENDRDGALADLERGLKAAPGDPSIWNWLGAVQDERGDTRAAEYAVKKAIELDPQDPSYHANLALMYLGELRLAEAKREIDAALAIDPSFDLVLIARGRYHLQNGDVEKAIQDLLAGSTANPAYSNAQLLLAAAHYEKGDRIPADQALDNADRLDPNDPIVSQVRTIVSIDDYDADAAIRYAQETMRRTRAKGGDTAAIGANQQAGSALNNAFRLQGLDAWGQYYGDAVFDPFSSASYLDQAIRGSVNPLFNGYSFSVSPITNAQNPSTFAALFQGLLLDPHLLAYRARATDLYRTPFFEIDLGGGPTLEDGNTGWIGEAEIRGFAYSPFPVSVFGNFQWEEPRDTIDLGGGLEMDRETRLIGGTGYVTATPTPDDRVVAFLNMAEVDDSRNIFDIPHPMLVPFNGDSLNGNNGSNLNSGVAWSHTFGYQNIANAAFFFNDTETVETSRLLFSDIPFPDIEYLRREQRQTTYIGALNHLYGDGDLTWRYGLEAGAVTQKEKTEYCNLLPPAIPLSSATSSATAGVMKAYVDGLYEVTPDLKVEGALFARYIEHVNDNNVRLEPKLGIAWAPAEGHWLRAAVQREGYNLDVATLAPVGIVGLQPNQFLIGAGGYADTFAFRWDAEWNDRLFTALDYQHQEIRDGSIDFPLSTNDYDFRKARVDRVALTANLALSHGFGLSATAAHTRSKDFSPANPAGELPLLPENAGQVALTWVNEANIRTMIAANYVGTRSQGSTRLDDFWTLDASLLWEPFDKRFEVELAGFNLLDEEFELRDGLPGWGPTVKGTVKVRF from the coding sequence ATGCGGAGAAGAGTAACGGGGGCATTGCTCGGCGTGATGGCGTGCTTTGCGCCATTTTCGGCGTTCGGCGAGCCGGTTCCGCGCCCCGACCCCGTTGCCGGTTCGGTCATTGCGCGAAAATCCGGCGAAGAAGTGCGCTTCGTCGATGTCTCCAATTGGCGCTCCGTCGACATTGCGCAGGATCTCCTCCCCGGCGACCTGCTGCGCACCAACGCCACCGGCTCGCTCGCCGTGCTTTTTCGCGATCGCACACAGATTCGCCTCGGGCGCAATACGGCGCTTCGCGTCAAGCAGATCGGCACGGGCGAGACCAATCTCGAACTGGAATCAGGCACGATCTGGGCCCGGGCCGAGCGCGGAGGGCAGGGCTTGGTGATCGATACGCCGGCGGCCGCCGCCGCCATCCGCGGCACGGACTGGACGCTGACCGTCGGCGCCGACGGGAAGACCTCGCTGACGGTACTCGAAGGCGTCATAGAGCTTAGCAATGCCCATGGCAGCGTGACGGTAATGCAGGGGGAAGGCGCCGTCGCCGCGATAGGCAGCGCGCCGACCAAGATCGTCATCGTGACGCCCAAGGACCGCGAACAGATGCTGTTCCATCTTGCGCTCCGCGACGCCTTCGTTCTGATGCCCGCCACAACTCTCCGCGCTCCAGACATGCGGCGCCAAAGGGAGCGGATCGAGGCGCAACCAGAAGTCTCACGCTCGGCCGAAGACTGGCTGACGCTTGCCGAGATTTACCTGTCGCTCAACGGCCGGCAAAAAGCACAAGCCGCACTTGACGCGGCGAGGCGGCGAGGCCTCGATCGCTCCCAGAGCGCTCGAGCCGGGCTTGTCGATGCGCTCACCGCAGGCTCCCAGGGCCGCTACGCCGATGCGGCGAAACTCTTTGATCAAAGCGCGCGCGGGTTGGACGCAAAGCGCCGGTCAATCGCCGCTTACGGCGGATATTTTGCCCGAGCACTCGCCAATCCCGATCGGGTGGAAAACCCGCCACGCCAAGCGGTCGGAGCCTATGGCGCATTCGCAAAGGCGTTTACTGAAGGCTTTCGCACCGATGTTCGCGCCGCGGTTGAGACGCTTAGGAAGGCGGAACTGCAATATCCCGACGACCCGACCCTCCCAGCCGTGCGAGCACAATTCGCCATGTTGATCGACGATCGCGACGAAGTGCGCGATGGTATCGAAAAGGCGCTGAAGATCGATGCGGATGATCCCTACGCGCTTGAGGCCCGCGCGAAGTATCGCTTCAACATCGAGAATGATCGAGACGGTGCCCTCGCCGACCTAGAGCGTGGCCTGAAAGCGGCGCCAGGGGACCCATCAATCTGGAACTGGCTTGGTGCCGTACAGGACGAACGCGGTGACACGCGTGCTGCTGAATACGCCGTCAAGAAGGCAATTGAGCTGGACCCCCAAGATCCCAGCTATCACGCCAACCTTGCCCTGATGTACCTGGGCGAGTTGAGGCTTGCCGAGGCAAAGCGCGAGATAGATGCGGCGCTCGCCATCGACCCTTCTTTCGATCTCGTGCTCATCGCACGCGGCCGCTATCACCTGCAGAATGGAGACGTCGAGAAGGCAATTCAAGACCTGCTTGCCGGCTCGACGGCCAACCCTGCCTATTCCAATGCTCAGCTGCTGCTTGCCGCAGCGCACTACGAGAAAGGCGACCGGATACCTGCGGACCAAGCGCTCGACAATGCCGACAGACTCGACCCAAACGATCCTATCGTCTCCCAGGTACGCACGATCGTTTCGATCGATGACTATGATGCCGATGCCGCCATCCGCTACGCCCAAGAAACGATGCGGCGAACCCGCGCAAAGGGTGGCGACACAGCAGCGATTGGTGCAAACCAGCAAGCGGGCTCGGCCCTTAACAACGCCTTCCGTTTGCAAGGCCTGGATGCTTGGGGGCAATATTACGGCGACGCAGTATTCGACCCCTTCTCGAGCGCCAGCTATCTGGACCAGGCAATCCGCGGCAGCGTCAATCCCTTGTTCAACGGATATAGCTTCAGCGTTAGCCCAATTACCAATGCGCAAAACCCATCGACCTTCGCGGCGCTCTTCCAAGGGCTTCTTCTCGACCCGCATTTGCTGGCTTACCGGGCACGTGCGACCGATCTTTATCGAACGCCCTTCTTCGAGATCGATCTCGGGGGCGGCCCCACCTTAGAGGACGGTAACACGGGCTGGATTGGCGAAGCCGAGATCCGGGGGTTCGCGTACTCCCCCTTCCCGGTCAGCGTCTTCGGCAATTTCCAATGGGAAGAGCCGCGCGATACGATAGACCTCGGAGGCGGGCTCGAGATGGATCGCGAAACACGGTTGATCGGCGGCACCGGCTATGTGACGGCTACTCCGACCCCCGACGACAGAGTGGTCGCCTTCTTGAACATGGCAGAGGTGGACGACAGCCGCAATATCTTCGACATTCCCCATCCGATGCTCGTCCCGTTCAACGGCGACAGCCTAAATGGCAATAATGGATCAAATCTCAACTCTGGCGTCGCTTGGAGCCACACATTCGGCTACCAGAACATTGCCAATGCCGCCTTCTTCTTCAACGACACGGAAACCGTCGAGACTTCGCGGTTGCTTTTCTCCGACATCCCCTTTCCGGATATTGAATATCTCCGGAGGGAGCAGAGACAGACGACTTACATCGGAGCTCTGAACCACCTTTACGGAGACGGTGATCTGACCTGGCGCTACGGCTTGGAGGCCGGCGCCGTAACTCAAAAGGAGAAAACCGAGTATTGCAACCTTCTCCCTCCGGCGATACCATTGAGCTCCGCGACTTCATCCGCCACGGCGGGAGTGATGAAGGCCTATGTCGATGGGCTCTATGAGGTCACCCCGGACCTCAAAGTCGAGGGCGCCCTCTTTGCCCGCTACATAGAGCACGTCAATGACAACAACGTCCGGCTGGAACCGAAGCTCGGCATCGCCTGGGCACCCGCCGAGGGTCACTGGCTGAGGGCGGCCGTACAGCGCGAGGGCTATAACCTCGATGTCGCCACGCTCGCGCCAGTCGGCATAGTAGGCCTTCAACCGAACCAGTTTCTCATCGGCGCTGGGGGTTATGCCGATACGTTCGCGTTCCGGTGGGATGCCGAATGGAATGACCGGCTCTTTACCGCTCTCGACTATCAGCACCAGGAAATCCGCGACGGTTCCATCGACTTCCCCCTCTCGACGAACGATTACGACTTCCGTAAGGCAAGGGTCGATCGCGTTGCTCTGACTGCCAACCTGGCGCTCAGCCATGGGTTCGGACTCTCTGCTACTGCCGCCCACACGCGGAGCAAGGACTTTTCGCCGGCTAATCCCGCTGGTGAACTGCCATTACTCCCGGAAAACGCCGGTCAGGTAGCACTGACCTGGGTCAACGAGGCAAACATTCGGACGATGATTGCCGCCAATTACGTGGGGACCAGGTCGCAAGGTTCGACGAGGTTGGACGACTTCTGGACCCTCGACGCATCACTCTTATGGGAGCCTTTCGACAAGCGGTTCGAGGTCGAACTCGCCGGGTTCAACCTGCTTGACGAGGAATTCGAGCTGCGCGACGGTCTTCCCGGCTGGGGCCCCACCGTCAAGGGCACCGTCAAAGTGCGGTTCTGA
- a CDS encoding tripartite tricarboxylate transporter substrate binding protein yields the protein MKKSVSIACIMAAAFGVAAPASAFEPNRPVEFVVTAGPGGGTDIFARTIQAIIAKYELMKSPVVVTNKGSAGGAEGFVYTAGYKGDAHKLAFGTNNAYLLPVRAKVPYEAKDLTPVAALASDEFVLWVNGKADYATAADFVAKAKEGGLKIGGSQSKDVDQILTSMVNDATGAKINYIPFKSGGEAAVQLAGEHIDANVNNPSENLGQWQAGMVKPLCVFKSVKLSSETKVAGDKGWSDIPTCKEAGIPIDNYSMPRTVWLPAGVEQDVVQFYADVLRKVSETPEWAKYLTDTSQSPVYLSGDELKSAVEVDGAAVSEVLKREGWLAN from the coding sequence ATGAAGAAATCCGTCTCTATAGCATGCATCATGGCCGCCGCTTTCGGCGTTGCCGCGCCGGCCTCGGCCTTCGAGCCGAACCGTCCGGTGGAGTTCGTCGTGACCGCCGGTCCCGGCGGCGGCACGGACATTTTCGCGCGCACCATCCAGGCGATCATCGCTAAATACGAACTGATGAAGTCGCCGGTGGTCGTCACCAACAAAGGCAGCGCCGGGGGCGCGGAAGGTTTCGTCTACACGGCCGGCTACAAGGGCGACGCCCACAAGCTCGCCTTCGGCACCAACAACGCCTATCTGCTGCCGGTTCGCGCCAAGGTGCCCTACGAGGCGAAAGACCTGACGCCGGTCGCCGCCCTCGCATCCGATGAATTCGTCCTCTGGGTCAACGGCAAGGCCGACTACGCGACCGCCGCGGACTTTGTCGCCAAGGCGAAGGAAGGCGGGCTGAAGATCGGCGGCAGCCAGTCGAAGGATGTCGACCAGATCCTCACTTCTATGGTCAACGACGCCACGGGAGCCAAGATCAATTACATCCCCTTCAAGAGCGGCGGCGAGGCGGCCGTTCAGCTTGCCGGCGAGCATATCGACGCCAATGTCAACAATCCGAGCGAGAACCTCGGCCAATGGCAGGCCGGTATGGTGAAGCCGCTCTGTGTCTTCAAGAGTGTGAAGCTCTCGAGCGAGACCAAGGTCGCCGGCGACAAGGGCTGGAGCGATATCCCGACGTGCAAGGAAGCCGGCATTCCGATCGACAACTACTCCATGCCGCGCACCGTCTGGCTGCCGGCCGGTGTCGAACAGGATGTCGTCCAGTTCTATGCGGATGTGCTGCGCAAGGTTTCCGAGACCCCGGAATGGGCGAAATATCTCACCGACACGTCGCAGTCGCCGGTCTATCTGAGCGGTGACGAGCTCAAGTCCGCCGTCGAGGTGGACGGCGCCGCGGTCAGCGAAGTGCTGAAGCGCGAAGGCTGGCTCGCCAACTGA
- a CDS encoding Pycsar system effector family protein, producing the protein MDAGADIYKLDPPSGGKEQSAPSTAYYEHIRKINDVFYDQIKMSDQKAAYIFTFMFAFLVSSEEGRSVFTWSRYAQGEILPVILSAALALASMFSLVCAILVVLPRKSATATTLFWGAWTAHRDSFSKAADHGDMSYLFRQYFKNADALSAIACSKYHFVNLAFRGLLVTVLAFVGLLAVT; encoded by the coding sequence ATGGACGCAGGGGCCGACATTTACAAGCTTGATCCGCCAAGTGGAGGGAAGGAGCAGAGCGCTCCGTCGACCGCCTATTACGAGCACATCCGCAAGATCAACGACGTCTTCTATGACCAGATCAAGATGTCTGACCAGAAGGCCGCGTATATCTTTACCTTCATGTTCGCGTTCCTCGTCAGCTCGGAGGAAGGCCGGAGCGTCTTTACCTGGAGCCGGTATGCGCAGGGTGAAATCCTTCCGGTGATACTATCGGCCGCGTTGGCGCTCGCCTCGATGTTTTCCCTTGTGTGTGCAATCCTCGTGGTTCTGCCGCGCAAGAGTGCGACCGCAACAACGCTATTCTGGGGAGCTTGGACCGCCCATCGTGATTCCTTCTCGAAAGCTGCGGACCATGGGGATATGTCCTATTTGTTCCGGCAATATTTCAAGAATGCGGATGCCCTTTCGGCAATCGCATGCAGCAAGTATCATTTCGTCAATCTCGCCTTCCGCGGATTGCTTGTAACGGTGCTCGCCTTTGTCGGTCTCCTGGCGGTGACCTGA
- a CDS encoding GntR family transcriptional regulator — MNEITPLERRPDGGHGPIRRTALHDTLVSHLRDMIIEGDLPPGTRLHEGQLGEQLGVSRTPLREAIKYLASEGLVELVPSRGAVVKRFSAKDVKDMLTVLQTLEELAGRLACETASDAGIAEVRALHDEMVRRYKAADRLQYYKLNQQIHTAIVQLSGNAALADMHAVLQTRLKRIRFIGHEGPEKWAAAVAEHEEMIAALETRDKVKLSEVLGRHLTNAWERVRDSV, encoded by the coding sequence ATGAACGAAATCACACCATTGGAGCGGCGACCCGACGGCGGGCATGGGCCGATCCGGCGCACCGCCCTGCACGACACGCTGGTCAGCCACTTGCGCGACATGATCATCGAGGGCGATCTTCCGCCCGGCACCCGCCTGCACGAGGGTCAACTCGGCGAACAGCTCGGCGTGTCGCGCACGCCGCTCCGCGAGGCGATCAAATATCTGGCGAGCGAGGGCCTTGTCGAGCTCGTGCCGAGCCGCGGCGCCGTCGTCAAGCGCTTCAGCGCCAAGGACGTCAAGGACATGCTGACGGTGCTGCAGACGCTCGAGGAACTCGCCGGGCGGCTCGCCTGCGAAACGGCAAGTGATGCGGGGATCGCCGAGGTGCGGGCGCTGCACGACGAGATGGTCCGCCGCTACAAGGCGGCTGACCGGCTGCAATATTACAAGCTCAACCAGCAGATCCACACGGCGATCGTCCAGCTTTCCGGCAATGCAGCGCTGGCCGACATGCACGCCGTGCTGCAGACGCGGCTGAAGCGCATCCGCTTCATTGGTCACGAGGGCCCGGAGAAATGGGCCGCCGCCGTCGCCGAGCACGAGGAGATGATCGCCGCCCTCGAGACCCGCGATAAGGTAAAGCTATCGGAGGTGTTGGGGCGGCATCTGACGAATGCCTGGGAGCGCGTGCGCGATTCGGTGTAG